In Vibrio diazotrophicus, the following proteins share a genomic window:
- a CDS encoding sensor histidine kinase, translating into MRTVIQHIATLLLASISLLFSAFSFGQSTEKHSVDIGVLAIRGSLYAQQRWQPTMDWLSQQIPDSDFILHPLDLESMATAVQNQSMDFILTNPGQAVRLGRQFELSWLATLNSGLTGHFNHTIGSAVVVQKDAPYFKIEELAGKPMAAVSERAFGGYLTLRYQVLEMGINPNDFFANVRFLGFPIDANLYQLRDKIVDAAIVPVCLLETMQHEGLLEANAYRVINAQTPNDFPCQVSTRLYPNWSFAKTERASSQLAKQVTRALLAMPSDSQAAIAAGASGWTSPASLLSIDKLYQALDLHPFQEPWWKEAFRWLRYHQEWAWAVFVFVIVLNAYHFWLEYRFSKSKQALEQTQSRLKEKSEQLEHSQRVAIVDELGSSLAHEINQPLAAIRNYSEGGLLRLSKQRPNEDIVPVFHKIQKEVDRADAIIHRLRNLIKKRSIEKQPNNVEDLITDTLELMHYRLQKHSVLLMRETEGDVIAADIDSVGIQQVFVNLLNNAIDACISFQQHHKTEDYQATITVETEYHQDNLLVKITDNGTGLAGIEINDAFFTTKENGLGLGLAICRDVMETHHGQIKLQSIKPHGCMVTLSLPYF; encoded by the coding sequence ATGAGAACGGTTATACAGCACATTGCAACTCTGCTATTGGCAAGTATCTCTCTGCTGTTTTCTGCGTTCAGCTTTGGACAATCAACAGAGAAACACTCTGTTGATATTGGTGTGTTAGCCATACGAGGCAGCTTGTACGCACAGCAGCGTTGGCAACCGACAATGGATTGGCTGAGCCAACAAATTCCTGATAGCGACTTTATCCTCCATCCTCTGGACCTAGAAAGTATGGCAACCGCCGTTCAGAATCAGAGCATGGATTTCATCCTGACCAATCCCGGTCAAGCGGTGCGTTTGGGCAGACAGTTTGAACTGTCGTGGTTAGCCACCCTCAACAGCGGTCTAACCGGTCATTTTAATCACACCATTGGTTCAGCCGTAGTGGTGCAAAAAGACGCTCCGTATTTCAAAATCGAAGAGTTAGCAGGAAAACCGATGGCTGCGGTTTCAGAACGTGCGTTCGGGGGGTATCTGACGCTGCGCTATCAAGTGTTAGAAATGGGAATCAACCCGAATGACTTCTTCGCCAATGTCCGTTTTCTTGGCTTTCCGATCGACGCCAATCTCTACCAACTGCGAGACAAGATTGTCGATGCAGCAATAGTTCCAGTGTGCCTACTCGAAACCATGCAACATGAAGGATTATTGGAAGCCAATGCTTATCGAGTGATTAATGCGCAGACACCGAATGATTTCCCTTGTCAGGTATCGACTCGTCTTTATCCAAACTGGTCATTTGCAAAAACTGAACGTGCATCTTCTCAACTGGCAAAACAAGTCACTCGGGCCTTACTGGCAATGCCATCGGACAGCCAAGCGGCTATTGCTGCCGGAGCCTCTGGCTGGACATCTCCCGCCAGTCTTTTGTCCATTGATAAACTTTATCAGGCGTTAGATCTCCACCCATTTCAAGAACCTTGGTGGAAAGAGGCCTTTCGTTGGCTGCGTTATCATCAGGAATGGGCATGGGCGGTATTTGTATTTGTCATCGTTTTGAACGCTTATCACTTTTGGCTTGAATACCGTTTCAGCAAAAGTAAGCAGGCTCTGGAACAGACACAATCTCGACTTAAAGAAAAAAGTGAACAGCTTGAACACTCTCAGCGCGTAGCCATTGTCGATGAGCTGGGAAGCAGCCTTGCACATGAAATCAACCAACCTCTCGCTGCAATAAGAAATTACAGTGAAGGTGGCTTATTGAGACTTTCTAAGCAAAGACCGAATGAAGATATCGTGCCGGTCTTTCATAAAATTCAAAAAGAGGTGGATAGAGCGGATGCCATTATTCATCGTTTACGCAACCTCATTAAGAAGCGCAGCATCGAAAAGCAACCGAACAATGTAGAAGATCTGATAACCGACACCCTAGAGTTAATGCATTACCGCTTACAGAAACACTCGGTATTACTGATGCGCGAAACGGAAGGTGACGTCATTGCCGCTGACATTGATTCCGTGGGCATACAGCAAGTGTTCGTAAACTTATTAAATAACGCCATTGATGCCTGTATCAGCTTCCAACAACACCATAAAACTGAAGACTATCAAGCAACCATTACTGTAGAGACTGAATACCATCAGGACAACCTGCTGGTTAAGATTACAGACAATGGCACGGGGTTAGCGGGAATTGAAATAAACGACGCCTTCTTTACAACCAAAGAGAACGGACTTGGCTTAGGGTTAGCCATATGCCGAGATGTTATGGAAACCCACCATGGTCAGATTAAGTTGCAGTCTATAAAACCTCACGGCTGTATGGTCACGCTTTCGCTGCCCTATTTTTAA
- a CDS encoding AzlC family ABC transporter permease produces MSEIDLNDLRFSAHHFYSGVRKFLPISLFVAIFGAAFGLAASQTGLDDLSTVLMSAAVFAGASQFGSLNLWGTEVPILPLVVTVFAINARHLLMGASLYPWLKHLNPLKRYGVMMVASDANWAMSLQAFNRREYGKALGILLGGGLTMWVFWIAGTWLGLYFGSSISDPKAFGLDMVMSCFLLTMVLEGKKDQRTLIIWGGAAVASVLAYLYLPENSHVFAGALVGGLLGIILKEESHEH; encoded by the coding sequence TTGTCAGAAATAGATTTAAACGATCTCAGGTTTTCCGCTCACCACTTCTATTCTGGTGTTCGGAAATTCTTACCTATCTCACTTTTCGTTGCCATATTTGGTGCGGCTTTTGGGTTAGCAGCTTCTCAAACCGGATTAGATGATCTTTCAACTGTGTTGATGAGTGCTGCTGTTTTCGCTGGCGCATCTCAGTTCGGTAGTCTGAATTTATGGGGCACTGAGGTACCTATTCTTCCGCTGGTCGTCACTGTTTTTGCTATCAACGCCAGACACCTTTTAATGGGCGCCTCTCTTTACCCTTGGTTAAAACATCTGAACCCATTAAAGCGATACGGTGTAATGATGGTCGCATCTGATGCCAACTGGGCGATGTCTTTGCAGGCGTTTAATCGCAGGGAATATGGCAAAGCTTTGGGCATATTGCTTGGTGGCGGGCTAACCATGTGGGTTTTCTGGATCGCAGGCACTTGGCTTGGTCTCTATTTCGGTAGTTCTATCAGCGACCCAAAAGCCTTTGGTCTCGATATGGTGATGTCGTGCTTTTTGCTCACCATGGTTCTGGAAGGTAAGAAAGATCAACGCACCTTGATCATTTGGGGTGGCGCTGCCGTGGCGTCGGTTTTGGCATATCTGTACTTACCTGAAAACAGTCACGTTTTTGCCGGTGCATTAGTCGGCGGTTTATTAGGCATTATTTTGAAGGAAGAATCACATGAGCATTGA
- the dsrO gene encoding sulfate reduction electron transfer complex DsrMKJOP subunit DsrO produces the protein MDTSKRRFMSAVTAGAALIPITGVGTATASTVIRNNQSPDRKGQTGKRYAMVIDLRKCVGCQACTVACSVENQMPIGQFRTTVKQYEVTLEDGSSSTQNVKAFTLPRLCNHCENPPCVAVCPVQATFQRDDGIVMVDNSRCVACAYCVQACPYDARVINHDTLTADKCTFCAHRLEKGLLPACVETCVGGARVIGDINDPNSYVSQLIAEHGDDLKVLKPNENTRPHVFYIGMNERFVHSLQGQSAIFEPQGEPA, from the coding sequence ATGGATACGAGCAAAAGACGCTTCATGAGTGCCGTTACTGCTGGTGCTGCTTTGATTCCAATCACGGGTGTTGGAACAGCAACAGCAAGTACCGTGATACGAAATAACCAGTCGCCAGACCGAAAAGGACAAACTGGTAAGCGTTACGCCATGGTTATTGATTTGCGTAAGTGCGTTGGTTGTCAGGCGTGTACGGTTGCTTGCAGTGTGGAAAACCAGATGCCGATTGGTCAGTTCAGAACCACAGTCAAACAATACGAAGTGACTCTGGAAGATGGCTCATCTTCAACGCAAAACGTAAAAGCGTTTACCTTACCCCGTTTGTGTAACCACTGTGAAAATCCACCTTGCGTTGCGGTTTGTCCGGTACAAGCCACCTTTCAGCGTGACGATGGCATTGTGATGGTTGATAACAGCCGTTGTGTTGCCTGTGCTTACTGTGTTCAGGCTTGTCCTTATGATGCACGCGTCATCAACCATGACACTTTGACCGCCGATAAATGCACTTTCTGTGCTCATCGTCTTGAAAAAGGTCTGTTGCCTGCTTGCGTGGAAACCTGTGTAGGCGGTGCAAGGGTGATTGGCGACATCAATGACCCGAACAGTTACGTCAGTCAGTTAATCGCAGAGCATGGTGATGATCTTAAGGTTCTAAAGCCGAATGAAAATACTCGTCCGCATGTGTTCTACATCGGTATGAACGAAAGGTTTGTTCATTCATTGCAAGGGCAATCTGCGATTTTTGAACCGCAAGGAGAACCAGCATGA
- a CDS encoding response regulator transcription factor: MNHINAQLPVYVVDDDESVRDSLAFMLEEHDFKVTTFADGQLFLDSVDITKPGCVILDSRMPQLRGQQVHQILNEANSPLAIIYLTGHGDIPMAVDALQEGAIHFFQKPVKGDELVQAIIDGQAQSAAKLDWVDAKACYDSLTKREKDILRLIISGKRNIRIADELCIAMRTVEVHRASLLKKFSAHTVAELAYIYGKLTNSIKE, translated from the coding sequence ATGAACCACATCAATGCACAACTTCCTGTTTATGTCGTCGACGATGACGAGTCCGTTCGTGATTCGCTCGCCTTTATGCTTGAAGAACACGATTTTAAAGTGACTACATTTGCAGACGGCCAACTGTTTCTGGATTCTGTCGACATCACCAAACCAGGCTGTGTGATCTTGGACAGCCGAATGCCACAACTTCGAGGTCAGCAGGTTCATCAAATTCTTAACGAAGCCAACAGTCCTTTGGCGATCATTTACCTCACTGGCCATGGTGACATACCAATGGCAGTCGACGCTTTGCAAGAAGGAGCCATTCACTTTTTTCAAAAGCCGGTGAAAGGTGACGAACTGGTCCAAGCCATCATTGATGGTCAAGCCCAATCTGCGGCCAAACTCGACTGGGTTGACGCCAAGGCTTGCTATGACTCACTAACCAAACGTGAAAAAGACATACTCAGACTGATTATTTCAGGCAAACGCAACATCCGTATTGCTGACGAACTTTGTATCGCAATGCGTACTGTTGAAGTTCACAGAGCAAGTCTGTTAAAGAAATTCTCGGCTCATACTGTTGCGGAACTCGCCTATATCTATGGAAAGCTGACAAACAGTATTAAAGAGTAA